From a region of the Methylomonas rapida genome:
- a CDS encoding TolC family protein → MHFWFYPIPSKRPSGRHRALCGCLFLAIGTVYAEELPLSIDQALALAQDGNPSLSEIKARAEALAAIPLQEGALPDPTLNFDTLNVPTSSFSLRKEDMTMLDFGIIQTIPFPGKLALKEQVAEQEALAAADSVEVARIRLNRDVKQTWWRLFYYDRAINVASESEQFFQALIDTAQSRYKVGQGQQQDVILAQLERSKLKDEKIELFSMRHTTAIQLNTLLNRNPETPMPLPSQAEIKSPGLVIADLQAQAMEHSPLFERHRKMLGAARSRVELAEKDFYPDLTLGAGYAVRQNTPTGESRSDFASIRLSVNLPIYADQKQAKAVEQRNGELRQEQYALQDEHNKVHGDIATNVAQYHHANQRLALLEHELIPQTQQAVNSLMAGYPVGKADFGNLLRSQLSLFQYQSQYWKSLVETQQLLAELSNLVGEDLTHD, encoded by the coding sequence ATGCATTTCTGGTTTTACCCAATACCCAGCAAGCGACCATCGGGGCGTCATCGCGCACTTTGTGGCTGCCTGTTTTTGGCCATCGGCACGGTTTACGCCGAAGAGCTGCCATTATCCATTGATCAAGCGCTAGCACTGGCGCAAGACGGGAATCCTAGCTTGTCTGAAATCAAGGCCCGCGCAGAAGCACTTGCGGCCATTCCTTTGCAGGAAGGGGCATTGCCCGATCCGACGCTGAATTTTGACACGCTGAACGTGCCAACCAGCAGTTTCAGCCTGCGCAAGGAAGACATGACCATGCTGGATTTCGGCATCATCCAAACCATCCCGTTCCCCGGCAAGCTGGCGTTAAAAGAGCAAGTCGCCGAACAAGAAGCGCTGGCTGCCGCCGACTCGGTCGAAGTGGCCCGAATCAGGCTAAATCGGGATGTCAAACAAACCTGGTGGCGTTTGTTTTACTACGATCGGGCTATCAATGTAGCTAGCGAAAGCGAGCAGTTTTTCCAGGCGCTGATCGATACCGCCCAGTCGCGTTACAAGGTCGGACAAGGTCAGCAACAGGACGTGATCTTGGCGCAACTGGAGCGCTCCAAACTCAAGGATGAAAAAATCGAGCTGTTCAGCATGCGTCACACCACCGCGATACAGCTCAACACCCTGTTGAACCGCAATCCAGAAACCCCCATGCCATTACCCAGTCAGGCAGAGATCAAAAGCCCAGGACTGGTGATTGCCGATTTGCAGGCGCAAGCGATGGAGCACAGTCCATTATTCGAACGGCACCGCAAAATGCTGGGGGCCGCCCGCAGCCGCGTCGAGCTTGCCGAAAAAGATTTTTATCCCGATCTGACCTTGGGCGCGGGTTATGCGGTAAGACAAAACACGCCCACTGGTGAATCGCGCAGCGATTTCGCCAGCATTCGCTTGAGTGTCAACCTGCCGATTTATGCCGATCAGAAACAGGCCAAGGCCGTCGAACAACGCAATGGCGAACTCCGGCAAGAGCAATATGCTTTACAAGACGAACACAACAAAGTGCATGGCGATATCGCGACCAATGTCGCTCAATATCATCATGCCAATCAGCGCTTGGCTTTATTGGAACACGAACTGATTCCGCAAACCCAACAGGCGGTCAATTCGCTGATGGCAGGCTATCCGGTCGGCAAAGCCGACTTCGGCAACTTGCTACGTTCGCAATTAAGCCTGTTTCAATACCAAAGCCAATACTGGAAATCCCTGGTGGAAACCCAACAGTTACTGGCCGAATTATCCAATCTGGTCGGCGAGGACTTGACCCATGACTAA
- a CDS encoding DUF6686 family protein: MNKKPCNHEILGANESGRVQICRDCDVVHLHLQNMSLRFDSTQFAQLALLIAQASKKMVEEPKGVGRRQAKFTVVH; this comes from the coding sequence ATGAATAAAAAGCCTTGTAATCATGAAATCTTGGGGGCAAACGAGTCAGGCAGAGTGCAAATTTGCCGCGATTGCGACGTGGTGCATTTGCATTTACAGAACATGTCGTTACGATTTGATTCGACTCAATTTGCACAGCTAGCCTTACTGATAGCCCAAGCATCGAAAAAAATGGTTGAGGAGCCTAAAGGCGTTGGCCGCAGACAAGCAAAGTTCACGGTGGTGCATTAA
- a CDS encoding efflux RND transporter permease subunit — translation MLERIIDWSLKNVFLVLLTTLFLVIGGVYAVLKIPLDALPDLSDAQVIVYTEYPGQAPQVVEDQVTYPLTTAMLSVPRSKVVRGFSFFGASFVYVIFEDGTDIYWARSRVLEYLNFASGRLPRGVTPQLGPDATGVGWVYQYAVLGKDYSLAELRTLQDWFVRYQLTKAHGIAEVASIGGFVQQYQVTVNPQQLQAYGIPLKTLTETIANGNRDVGGRAIELTETEYMVRGRGYLHGTQDLERLVLKVANGTPVLVRDVARVELVPDERRGITELNGDGEVVSGIAVARYGQNALSVIDNLKLKLKEITVGLPSGVSIQAVYDRSDLIHRAIENLRHTLLEESLVVAVICAVFLLHVRSALVAIVMLPVGVLMAFIVMHWLNMNSNIMSLGGIAIAIGAMVDAAIVMIENVHKHLERDAGQLPRYTIVLNACREVGPPLFFSLLIITVSFLPVFTLEAQEGRLFQPLAYTKTFAMAGAALLSVTLVPVLILLFVRGHIRSEHDNPINRGLSWLYRPVITWVMQYPKATVLLAVLTLLASVYPAMRLGGEFMPTLNEGTLLFMPQTLPGLSVTKTAELLQTQDRIIKSFPEVESVFGKAGRAATATDPAPLEMSETIINLKPQDQWRTGMTVDTLIAEMDQALQIPGVSNAWTMPIKNRIDMLATGIRTPIGIKLFGNDLAEIERLAQQIEQAVKNVPGTTSAYAERITGGYYLNIDPDYAALARYGLMVGDIQNLISTAIGGEMVTTMVEGRERFGVIVRYPRELRNSPDAIGSHVLVTTADGAMIPLSSVAHISLSKGPPGIRTENSLLSAYIFVDMRDRDIAGYVHDAKLAVQQAVQLPTGYYITWSGQFEYMERAKQRLEIVVPLTLLIIFLLLYLNFGRLAETLIVMLSVPFALVGGVWLLWLLDYNVSVAVGVGFIALAGVAAETGVVMLIYLDHAYQAAQQACERAGRLMGYAELHQSVMNGAAERLRPKMMTVAAIMAGLLPIMWSNGTGSEVMRRIAAPMVGGMISSMLLTLIVIPAIYTLVKAYSLKQRGGVAQ, via the coding sequence ATGTTGGAACGGATAATCGACTGGTCATTAAAGAATGTTTTTCTGGTGTTGCTGACCACGCTGTTTTTGGTGATCGGCGGCGTGTATGCGGTGCTGAAAATCCCATTGGACGCCTTGCCGGATTTGTCCGATGCGCAGGTGATCGTCTATACCGAATACCCCGGCCAAGCGCCGCAAGTGGTCGAAGACCAGGTAACTTATCCCTTGACCACGGCGATGCTCAGCGTGCCGCGCTCCAAGGTGGTTCGCGGGTTTTCGTTCTTCGGCGCTTCGTTCGTGTATGTCATTTTTGAGGACGGCACCGATATTTACTGGGCACGCTCGCGGGTACTGGAATATCTCAACTTCGCGTCGGGCCGCTTGCCGCGCGGTGTTACGCCACAATTGGGGCCGGATGCCACCGGGGTCGGCTGGGTTTACCAATATGCGGTGCTGGGCAAGGACTATTCGCTGGCAGAGCTGCGCACCTTGCAGGACTGGTTCGTCCGTTATCAACTCACCAAGGCTCATGGCATCGCCGAAGTGGCCAGCATTGGCGGCTTTGTCCAGCAATACCAAGTCACCGTCAATCCGCAACAATTGCAGGCATACGGCATTCCGCTGAAAACGCTTACCGAAACCATCGCCAACGGCAACCGCGATGTCGGCGGACGGGCCATCGAACTGACCGAAACCGAATACATGGTGCGCGGCAGGGGCTACTTGCACGGCACTCAGGACTTGGAACGCCTGGTATTGAAAGTCGCCAACGGCACGCCGGTGTTGGTACGGGACGTGGCCAGAGTGGAACTGGTGCCGGACGAACGGCGCGGCATTACCGAGTTGAATGGCGATGGCGAAGTGGTGTCCGGGATTGCGGTCGCCCGTTACGGACAAAACGCCCTGTCCGTCATCGACAATCTCAAGCTCAAACTCAAGGAAATTACGGTGGGTTTGCCATCCGGCGTCAGCATACAAGCCGTCTATGATCGCTCCGACCTGATTCATCGGGCGATTGAAAATTTGCGCCATACCCTGCTGGAAGAAAGTTTGGTGGTGGCCGTGATTTGCGCGGTGTTTTTGCTGCACGTGCGTAGCGCCTTGGTGGCCATCGTCATGTTGCCGGTCGGCGTGTTGATGGCGTTTATCGTCATGCATTGGCTGAACATGAATTCCAACATCATGAGCCTGGGCGGCATCGCCATCGCCATTGGCGCGATGGTCGACGCGGCCATCGTGATGATCGAAAACGTGCACAAGCATCTGGAACGCGATGCTGGGCAGCTGCCGCGCTATACGATTGTACTGAACGCCTGCCGGGAAGTAGGGCCACCGCTGTTCTTCAGCCTGTTGATCATCACCGTTTCGTTTTTGCCGGTGTTCACGCTGGAAGCGCAGGAAGGCCGATTATTCCAGCCTTTGGCCTATACCAAGACCTTTGCCATGGCCGGTGCCGCGCTATTGTCGGTCACCTTGGTACCGGTATTGATTCTGCTGTTTGTGCGCGGCCATATTCGTTCCGAGCACGACAATCCGATCAATCGCGGCTTGTCGTGGCTGTACCGTCCTGTCATCACTTGGGTGATGCAGTATCCCAAAGCCACCGTGTTACTGGCAGTGCTGACCCTGCTGGCCAGTGTTTATCCGGCGATGCGTTTGGGCGGTGAGTTCATGCCGACCTTGAACGAAGGCACCTTGTTGTTCATGCCGCAAACCTTGCCCGGCCTCTCGGTCACCAAAACCGCTGAACTGCTGCAAACCCAGGATCGCATCATCAAAAGCTTCCCGGAAGTGGAATCGGTGTTTGGCAAGGCTGGACGCGCCGCCACGGCGACCGATCCGGCACCGCTGGAAATGTCGGAAACGATCATCAATCTGAAGCCACAAGACCAGTGGCGGACAGGCATGACCGTAGACACGCTGATTGCCGAAATGGATCAGGCGTTGCAAATTCCCGGTGTCAGCAATGCCTGGACCATGCCGATCAAAAACCGGATCGACATGTTGGCCACCGGTATCCGCACGCCGATCGGCATCAAATTATTCGGTAACGATCTGGCGGAAATAGAACGCCTGGCGCAGCAAATCGAGCAAGCGGTCAAAAACGTCCCCGGCACCACCAGCGCCTACGCCGAACGCATTACCGGTGGTTATTACCTGAATATCGATCCCGACTATGCCGCCCTGGCACGTTATGGTCTGATGGTGGGCGATATTCAGAATCTGATTTCCACCGCGATTGGCGGGGAAATGGTGACAACGATGGTCGAAGGCCGCGAACGCTTTGGCGTGATCGTGCGCTATCCCCGTGAATTGAGAAATAGCCCGGACGCTATCGGCAGTCACGTGTTGGTAACGACCGCCGACGGAGCGATGATTCCGCTGTCGAGCGTGGCGCATATCAGCCTCTCCAAAGGTCCGCCCGGCATTCGCACCGAGAACTCACTACTGTCGGCCTATATCTTCGTCGATATGCGTGACCGCGACATTGCCGGTTATGTCCACGACGCGAAACTAGCCGTACAACAGGCCGTGCAATTACCAACCGGTTACTACATCACCTGGAGCGGCCAGTTCGAGTACATGGAGCGTGCGAAACAGCGTCTGGAAATTGTGGTGCCGCTGACTTTGCTGATCATTTTTCTGCTGCTGTATTTGAATTTTGGCCGACTGGCCGAAACCCTGATTGTCATGCTGTCGGTGCCGTTTGCCTTGGTCGGCGGGGTGTGGCTGCTCTGGCTGCTCGATTACAACGTCAGCGTCGCCGTGGGCGTCGGCTTTATCGCGTTGGCTGGGGTGGCGGCGGAAACCGGCGTGGTGATGCTGATTTATCTGGATCATGCCTATCAGGCCGCGCAACAGGCATGCGAACGAGCAGGCAGACTGATGGGTTACGCCGAACTGCACCAGAGTGTCATGAACGGTGCCGCCGAACGCCTGCGTCCGAAAATGATGACGGTGGCCGCCATCATGGCCGGGCTACTTCCAATCATGTGGAGCAACGGCACGGGCTCCGAAGTGATGCGCCGCATTGCCGCGCCGATGGTGGGCGGCATGATTTCGTCGATGCTGCTGACCTTGATCGTGATTCCGGCGATTTATACCTTGGTCAAGGCTTATTCGCTAAAACAACGGGGCGGCGTCGCTCAGTGA
- a CDS encoding efflux RND transporter periplasmic adaptor subunit: MTKQAFWVGFLILIIGVAGGFWLAGKQAQPTSSAGITVERKTLYYRHPMNPKVTSPTPAKDEMGMDYLPVYADEPSPSVPISKGKILYYRHPMGAADTSPVPKKDEMGMDYLPVYEGEQTNSRQLTITPEKIQKLGVKTEKVQYRPLARSMHALGSIQIDERRISVVNAKFEGWIQRLLVNTTGQTVKKRQPLLEIYSPDLLSAQQEYLIAKQGEAALQQASPQAQTTAEQLTRNALQRLSYWGIGSAQLKRLQQQEQVIEYLPLLSPVDGVVIEKPAVAGMRFMPGELLFQIADLQRVWLLADVFEQDLDWVSVGQTVHVDIKAYPDKVFTGQIGFIYPTLNTDTRTVKVRVELDNPQGLLKPGLYGSVELSASHQAHHALMVADSAVLDSGTRQVVLVQLGEGTFEPRTVKIGHRADGYSEVLDGLTDGETVVTRANFLIDAESNLKAALDSLSSAVKASESEGANSLENPAMSESVHGQHQHTMGN, translated from the coding sequence ATGACTAAACAAGCATTTTGGGTCGGCTTTCTGATCCTGATTATCGGTGTCGCTGGCGGGTTTTGGCTAGCAGGCAAACAAGCTCAACCGACTTCTAGTGCGGGCATTACCGTTGAACGTAAAACATTGTATTACCGCCACCCGATGAATCCCAAGGTGACCTCACCGACCCCGGCCAAGGATGAAATGGGCATGGATTATCTGCCCGTTTACGCGGATGAACCGTCGCCGAGCGTACCAATATCCAAAGGAAAAATCCTCTATTACCGGCATCCGATGGGAGCTGCCGATACATCGCCGGTGCCCAAGAAAGACGAGATGGGCATGGACTACTTGCCGGTCTACGAAGGTGAACAAACCAACTCCAGGCAGCTAACGATTACCCCGGAAAAAATCCAGAAGCTGGGCGTCAAGACCGAAAAGGTTCAGTATCGACCACTGGCTCGATCCATGCACGCCTTGGGCAGTATCCAGATCGACGAACGGCGCATATCCGTCGTCAATGCCAAATTCGAAGGCTGGATACAACGTTTGCTGGTCAATACTACCGGACAAACCGTTAAAAAAAGGCAACCGTTGCTGGAAATCTACAGTCCCGACTTGTTGAGCGCTCAGCAGGAATATCTGATTGCCAAACAAGGCGAGGCGGCCCTGCAACAAGCCAGTCCTCAGGCGCAGACCACCGCAGAACAACTGACCCGTAACGCGCTGCAACGGCTGAGCTATTGGGGCATCGGCTCGGCGCAACTCAAACGTCTGCAACAGCAAGAACAAGTTATCGAATACCTGCCGTTGTTGTCTCCGGTTGATGGCGTGGTAATCGAAAAACCTGCCGTGGCCGGTATGCGCTTCATGCCTGGCGAGTTATTGTTTCAAATCGCCGATTTACAGCGCGTCTGGTTGCTGGCCGATGTGTTCGAGCAGGATTTGGATTGGGTTAGTGTGGGGCAAACGGTTCATGTCGACATCAAGGCGTATCCCGATAAAGTCTTTACCGGTCAGATTGGCTTCATCTACCCCACCTTGAATACCGATACGCGTACCGTCAAAGTCCGGGTCGAGCTGGATAACCCGCAGGGATTGTTGAAACCCGGCTTATACGGTAGCGTGGAATTATCGGCGAGCCATCAAGCCCATCATGCGTTGATGGTTGCCGATTCCGCCGTGTTGGATAGCGGCACCCGGCAGGTGGTGTTGGTGCAACTCGGCGAAGGCACTTTCGAACCGCGTACGGTCAAAATCGGCCATCGGGCGGATGGCTACAGCGAAGTGCTGGACGGTCTAACCGATGGCGAAACCGTCGTCACCCGCGCCAATTTCCTGATCGATGCCGAAAGCAATCTTAAAGCCGCGCTGGATAGCCTGAGTAGTGCCGTGAAAGCATCGGAATCCGAGGGGGCAAATAGCTTAGAAAATCCAGCCATGTCCGAATCTGTACACGGACAACACCAACATACGATGGGGAACTAA
- a CDS encoding HD-GYP domain-containing protein, with protein sequence MPTPSNVKSDSHAALAASRYLHRKILTRLFLGWLFLSMVIGGGILWFEISRIQHTVHSLALEETRAFSGESAHALDQLDANARKHLTQLATQLVKQHFLVAELYDVNKQLQIEVVQSGLEKVEQRIDDYRHRFPKQGTFSREFHFIDGKLLLVMLVPVTGNDGSVIGYFEGIYKVDDRTLHALIDDLLRTLAFVTVAITFTTVLMYPIVYTLNRALTNVLGDLLKGNLELMNVLGCAIAERDSDTNTHNYRVTYYAMRLGEAIGLPQENLRDLIVGAFLHDVGKIGIRDPILLKPGKLTTEEFEVMKTHVTLGVAILTKSSWLNDARQVVEFHHEKYDGTGYLQGLKGEDIPLNARIFAIVDVFDALTARRAYKEPWSTEKAIVLLKQESGTHFDPQLVNTFSRIAPQLQREINALAESEVERMVEGLTARYVLINT encoded by the coding sequence ATGCCAACCCCATCCAATGTTAAATCCGATTCGCATGCAGCACTTGCCGCAAGTCGATATTTGCACCGAAAAATTCTGACCCGGCTATTTCTAGGGTGGCTGTTTCTGAGTATGGTGATCGGTGGCGGCATCTTATGGTTTGAAATCAGTCGTATCCAGCATACCGTCCACTCTTTAGCCCTTGAAGAGACAAGGGCGTTTAGCGGAGAGTCGGCACATGCCCTCGATCAACTTGACGCCAATGCCCGCAAGCATTTAACCCAGTTGGCAACGCAACTGGTCAAACAGCACTTTTTGGTCGCTGAACTTTATGACGTGAATAAACAACTCCAAATTGAGGTTGTACAGTCAGGACTGGAGAAAGTTGAGCAGCGTATCGATGACTATCGCCACCGCTTCCCCAAGCAAGGGACGTTTTCACGGGAATTTCATTTTATTGACGGAAAGCTGTTGCTCGTCATGCTGGTACCCGTAACGGGCAACGATGGTTCGGTAATCGGCTATTTTGAAGGGATTTATAAAGTTGATGATCGGACTTTGCACGCCCTCATTGACGATCTGCTGCGAACCTTAGCGTTTGTCACGGTCGCCATTACCTTTACCACCGTGTTGATGTACCCGATCGTTTACACCCTCAACCGGGCGTTGACCAATGTGTTGGGCGATTTGTTGAAAGGCAATCTGGAATTGATGAATGTGCTGGGCTGCGCCATTGCGGAACGGGATTCGGATACCAATACCCATAATTACCGAGTCACCTATTACGCCATGCGGCTGGGCGAAGCTATTGGATTGCCTCAGGAAAATCTTCGTGACTTGATCGTGGGTGCTTTTTTACATGACGTAGGGAAAATAGGGATTCGCGACCCTATTTTGCTAAAGCCCGGCAAATTGACCACCGAAGAATTCGAAGTCATGAAAACACATGTCACGTTGGGCGTGGCGATCTTGACCAAATCCAGTTGGCTGAATGACGCTCGTCAGGTTGTCGAATTTCACCATGAAAAATACGATGGCACGGGCTATCTGCAAGGTCTGAAGGGTGAAGACATTCCGCTTAATGCCCGCATCTTTGCCATTGTCGATGTTTTCGATGCTTTAACGGCGAGGAGAGCCTATAAAGAACCCTGGTCGACGGAAAAAGCCATTGTGTTGCTAAAACAAGAAAGCGGGACCCATTTTGATCCGCAGTTGGTCAACACGTTTTCCCGGATAGCGCCACAGCTACAGAGGGAGATTAACGCATTGGCCGAATCTGAAGTAGAAAGGATGGTGGAAGGACTTACCGCCCGCTATGTGCTAATCAACACGTGA